From Odontesthes bonariensis isolate fOdoBon6 chromosome 21, fOdoBon6.hap1, whole genome shotgun sequence, a single genomic window includes:
- the praf2 gene encoding PRA1 family protein 2, with product MAGVQPPPLRSLDDFLLSSARFAVPDVRDLDRWNNRMINNLLYYQSNYFLCALGFLLIVGYFQPLQLFVGAAAVTLLFLGFIWAAENQAPVRRFRRNHPLISVLAILLASYFCISVLGGVSVFLFGIAFPILMILLHASVRLRNLKNKLENKLESIGLKRTPMGLLLQGLGQEQEAGS from the exons ATGGCAGGCGTGCAGCCGCCTCCCCTCCGGAGTTTGGATGATTTTCTGCTCAGCTCGGCTCGCTTTGCTGTGCCAGATGTGCGGGACTTGGACCGCTGGAACAACCGCATGATTAACAACCTGCTGTACTACCAGAGCAACTACTTCCTGTGCGCGCTGGGCTTCCTGCTCATTGTGGG GTACTTTCAGCCCCTCCAGCTGTTTGTCGGGGCAGCAGCGGTAACCTTGTTGTTCCTGGGCTTCATCTGGGCTGCTGAGAACCAAGCTCCCGTTCGCCGTTTCCGGAGGAACCACCCATTAATATCTGTGCTGGCCATTCTGCTGGCCAGCTACTTCTGCATATCCGTGTTGGGAGGAGTGAGTGTGTTCCTGTTTGGGATAGCGTTCCCCATACTGA TGATTCTCCTCCATGCATCTGTGAGGCTGCGCAACCtgaagaacaagctggagaataAGCTGGAGAGCATCGGTCTGAAGAGGACGCCCATGGGACTGCTGCTACAGGGCCTGGGACAGGAGCAGGAGGCTGGATCATAG